One genomic window of Aethina tumida isolate Nest 87 chromosome 3, icAetTumi1.1, whole genome shotgun sequence includes the following:
- the LOC109601350 gene encoding inner membrane metabolite transport protein YgcS: MSQAYPETASKFEYFEDVMEEVGWGLYSRYMMVVGCLLCFAHAGQSLSLPLGLPFSTCESNITEKVIINIYMYYFIGTFLGGQIMNSASDYFGRKKLIMFSLVSSFLCQFTCAFTNNLALIYCATFILGSCLENIICSVKVIVAEVLTVEKRPFYMVLFDICWTFGYTVTTGLSTFLVTSHNKEKHGIDMKLGYWRLIFAFTGGLTLFLACVASLMEESPRYLLHNKRQFLAVALVKQYFTINKSRYSDYLPIKENDLQNLIGDYNLTFFPGPMFFGEQLSKFLSRMCKAWLLLTKKRFMSQTLILAILNVSLFYGLFNTQSLLTNMLHNNGSETFQGVLDLHLIRPHDEQCTFNVEYAIYKYFLILCVSTLLGRIVLLFLVTRINTKIPMSIFCVLSSVCLFLTQIPQISDILLLLCCVTIASYGMVETLLIIKTIELFPTAVRCTVVGVTRFAKIAVFIIMVQNWNFPWMYIIFLNAILLLGGAIFSCFVDDLTGKPMVE; encoded by the exons ATGTCTCAAGCATATCCAGAAACAGCCTCCAAATTCGAGTATTTCGAAGATGTTATGGAAGAAGTGG gtTGGGGATTGTACTCTAGATACATGATGGTGGTAGGATGTTTGCTTTGTTTTGCGCACGCCGGTCAGTCGCTTAGCTTACCATTAGGATTACCATTTTCCACTTGTGAAAGTAACATAAccgaaaaagtaataattaacatttacatgtattattttatcg GAACTTTTCTTGGCGGCCAAATCATGAACTCAGCATCCGATTATTTTGGCAGAAAGAAACTGATAATGTTCTCACTGGTGTCCTCTTTTTTGTGTCAGTTCACGTGTGCGTTCACGAACAATCTCGCCCTAATTTATTGTGCAACCTTTATCTTAGGTTCTTG tttggaaaatattatttgttcagTAAAAGTAATAGTAGCTGAGGTTCTGACTGTTGAGAAAAGACCATTTTATATGGTACTGTTTGATATTTGTTGGACCTTTGGATACACAGTAACTACAG ggTTATCTACATTTTTGGTAACTTCACACAATAAAGAAAAGCATGGAATAGATATGAAACTAGGATATTGGAGGTTAATATTTGCTTTCACTGGTGGATTAACTTTATTCCTGGCGTGTGTTGCATCTTTAATGGAGGAAAGTCcaagatatttattacataataaaagacaatttttagCTGTGGCACTTGTCAAACAGTACTTCACCATAAACAAATCTAGATACAGTGATTATCTTCCG ATAAAAGAAAACGACTTACAGAATCTCATTGGAGATTACAACCTAACATTTTTCCCTGGGCCAATGTTTTTCGGCGAACAACTATCCAAGTTCTTATCCAGAATGTGCAAAGCTTGGTTACTTTTGACCAAAAAGCGCTTCATGTCACAGACATTAATCTTAGCAATATTGAACGTATCGTTATTTTATGGCCTATTCAACACACAATCTTTGCTTACAAATATGCTGCACAACAACGGCAGTGAAACCTTCCAAGGTGTTTTGGATTTACATCTAATTAGGCCCCATGATGAACAATGCACTTTTAATGTTGAGTATGCTATTTACAAGTATTTTTTGATACTTTGTGTTAGCACTTTGTTGGGGAGAATTGTGTTGCTGTTTTTGGTTACAAGGATAAACACTAAGATTCCAATGT cAATATTCTGTGTTTTGTCAAGCGTATGTTTGTTTCTCACACAAATACCTCAAATATCTGATATTCTACTATTGTTATGTTGTGTCACGATTGCTTCCTATGGAATGGTTGAAACTCTGCTCATCATCAAAACTATAGAATTATTCCCAACAGCAGttag atgtaCTGTCGTGGGAGTAACGAGATTTGCCAAAATtgcagtttttataataatggttCAAAACTGGAACTTCCCGTGGATGtacataattttcttaaatgcGATTCTGTTATTAG